TCGGCATAATTGCGCGCGCGTTCGAGATCGGAGACGTCTTTGCGCGCACGGTTTTCCAGGTCGGCAAGGCGGAAGGCAGCCTCGTCGTCGAGCACTGCAGCCTGTGCGACGAACGCCACGTCGGGATAGGAATTGTGCCGCAGCCACGAAACCGCGAAGTGCCGCCGTGTGCCCGCGATAACCTCATATTCGTGATCGGCGTCCCCCTCGACCCGGCGCACGATGGCTGGGACTTTCTGGCCGCCTTCGGCAAGGATCGAATCGATCAGGTCGCGGCAATTCGCTTCGTTCAGATCCTGATAAATGCGGGCATTACCGGGCCAGATGCGGACGCGCGACGGGTCGAGTAAAAGCTGCGTGACCTGTCGCACTTCACCTGATGCGAGGCGGGCAAGCGCGGATTCTCGGCCGAGAAGCGTCGTTCCGCGCATCCGTTCGGCGCGCTGATCGGAGAAACTTGTTGGTGTTTCGGCCTCCGTCGTCCCGGAATTCTCTGGAGCTTCGTCAGCCAGCAGATCGGCCAGATATTCTTTTTGCTTATGTGCCATGATGGTTCCCTCTTTCGGAACATATCGCGAACATGTCCGTGTAGGACACCATTAAATCAAGCGGCTTCATTAACGATCGCCTCTTCGCTGGCGGGCTGGGTCCGCCCCCACCCGCGCCGGACCAGCAACTCGACTTGGCCAAGTGCTTCTTCAAGATT
The DNA window shown above is from Sphingomonas paeninsulae and carries:
- a CDS encoding ParB/RepB/Spo0J family partition protein gives rise to the protein MAHKQKEYLADLLADEAPENSGTTEAETPTSFSDQRAERMRGTTLLGRESALARLASGEVRQVTQLLLDPSRVRIWPGNARIYQDLNEANCRDLIDSILAEGGQKVPAIVRRVEGDADHEYEVIAGTRRHFAVSWLRHNSYPDVAFVAQAAVLDDEAAFRLADLENRARKDVSDLERARNYAEALGEHYNGQLTRMAERLRLSKGWLSKMIKVAGIEDGVLAAFASFSDVQLKPAYALAQALDIDTSARAIRAIASVIAAEQAERRAASEPPYTFADVLRRLLDAPHQRKAKPEPFRHTTGAGRATLSVLSSSRQGVTLRLHAGSGADNDTLVNAFRQALDHLDETGQGLKR